Proteins encoded by one window of Enterobacter pseudoroggenkampii:
- the cpsB gene encoding mannose-1-phosphate guanyltransferase, whose protein sequence is MSQTTLYPVVMAGGSGSRLWPLSRVLYPKQFLCLKGDLTMLQTTVNRLHGVECESPVVICNEQHRFIVAEQLRQLNKLTENIILEPAGRNTAPAIALAALAAKRSSPDCDPLMLVLAADHVIQQEDAFRDAVRAAIPYAESGKLVTFGIVPDLPETGYGYIRRGSVALGEGDSVAFDVAQFVEKPNLETAQAYVASGEYYWNSGMFLFRAGRYLEELRKYRPDILNACEKAMAVVDPDLDFIRVDEEAFLACPEESIDYAVMERTADAVVVPMDAGWSDVGSWSSLWEISAHTPEGNVHHGDVISHKTENSYVYAESGLVTTVGVKDLVVVQTKDAVLIADRNAVQDVKKVVEKIKADGRHEHHIHREVYRPWGKYDSIDSGDRYQVKRITVKPGEGLSVQMHHHRAEHWVVVAGTAKVTIDGEVKLLGENESIYIPLGATHCLENPGKIPLDLIEVRSGSYLEEDDIVRFQDRYGRV, encoded by the coding sequence ATGAGTCAAACCACTTTGTATCCGGTTGTGATGGCTGGTGGCTCTGGTAGCCGGTTGTGGCCGCTGTCCCGCGTGCTCTATCCAAAACAGTTCCTCTGTCTGAAAGGGGATCTCACCATGCTGCAGACGACGGTAAACCGTCTGCACGGCGTTGAGTGTGAAAGCCCGGTGGTGATTTGTAACGAACAGCACCGCTTTATTGTTGCCGAGCAGCTGCGCCAGCTGAACAAACTTACTGAAAACATCATTCTGGAGCCTGCCGGTCGTAACACCGCGCCTGCGATCGCCCTGGCGGCGCTGGCGGCAAAACGTAGCAGCCCGGACTGTGACCCGCTGATGCTGGTTCTGGCGGCAGACCACGTTATCCAGCAGGAAGACGCATTCCGCGACGCGGTGCGTGCGGCCATTCCTTACGCCGAAAGCGGCAAACTGGTGACCTTCGGCATCGTGCCGGATCTGCCGGAAACCGGCTACGGCTACATCCGTCGCGGCAGCGTGGCGCTGGGTGAAGGCGACAGCGTGGCGTTTGACGTGGCGCAGTTTGTCGAAAAACCGAATCTTGAAACCGCGCAGGCCTACGTTGCCAGCGGTGAGTATTACTGGAACAGCGGGATGTTCCTGTTCCGCGCCGGACGCTATCTGGAAGAGCTGCGCAAATACCGCCCGGATATTCTGAACGCCTGCGAGAAAGCGATGGCGGTGGTGGACCCGGATCTCGACTTCATCCGCGTGGATGAAGAGGCGTTCCTCGCCTGCCCGGAAGAGTCCATTGACTACGCGGTGATGGAGCGCACGGCAGATGCCGTTGTGGTGCCGATGGATGCGGGCTGGAGCGATGTGGGCTCCTGGTCCTCCCTGTGGGAGATCAGCGCCCATACCCCGGAGGGTAACGTCCATCACGGCGATGTCATTAGCCACAAAACGGAAAACAGCTACGTCTACGCCGAGTCCGGCCTGGTCACCACGGTCGGGGTGAAAGATCTGGTGGTTGTCCAGACCAAAGACGCCGTGCTGATTGCCGACCGTAACGCCGTGCAGGACGTTAAAAAAGTGGTGGAGAAAATTAAGGCGGATGGTCGCCACGAGCACCATATTCACCGCGAAGTGTACCGTCCGTGGGGGAAATATGACTCCATTGATTCCGGTGACCGCTATCAGGTGAAACGCATCACCGTGAAGCCGGGCGAGGGGCTGTCGGTACAGATGCACCATCACCGCGCCGAGCACTGGGTGGTGGTGGCGGGTACCGCCAAAGTCACTATCGACGGTGAAGTCAAACTGCTGGGTGAAAACGAGTCCATTTATATTCCGCTGGGGGCGACGCACTGTCTGGAGAACCCGGGGAAAATTCCTCTCGACTTAATTGAGGTGCGTTCCGGCTCGTATCTGGAAGAGGACGATATCGTGCGCTTCCAGGACCGCTACGGGCGGGTGTAG
- the wcaI gene encoding colanic acid biosynthesis fucosyltransferase WcaI: MKILVYGINYSPELTGIGKYTGEMVEWMASQGHDVRVITAPPYYPEWKVGERYSSWRYRREEGAATVWRCPLYVPKQPSTLKRLIHLGSFALSSFFPLMAQRRWKPDRIIGVVPTLFCTPGMRLLGKLSGARTLLHIQDYEVDAMLGLGMAGKSKGGKVAKLASAFERSGLHNVDYVSTISRSMMNKAQEKGVPAEKVIFFPNWSEVARFRDVTEQDAQALRAQLGLPEDQKIILYSGNIGEKQGLESVIEAAQLLNQHPWTFVIVGQGGGKARLEKMVGERGLTNVKFFPLQSYEALPALLKMGDCHLVVQKRGAADAVLPSKLTNILAVGGNAVITAEAETELGQLCDSYPGIAVCVEPESVPALVTGIEQALAMPKVNTVAREYAERTLEKENVLSQFIADIRG; the protein is encoded by the coding sequence ATGAAAATTTTAGTGTACGGAATCAACTACTCGCCGGAGCTAACCGGCATCGGGAAATACACCGGCGAGATGGTCGAGTGGATGGCGAGCCAGGGACATGACGTGCGGGTCATTACCGCGCCGCCGTACTACCCGGAATGGAAAGTCGGGGAGCGCTACTCAAGCTGGCGCTACCGTCGCGAAGAGGGTGCAGCGACCGTCTGGCGCTGCCCGCTGTATGTGCCTAAGCAGCCCTCGACGCTGAAACGGTTGATTCATCTCGGCAGCTTTGCCCTGAGCAGTTTCTTCCCGCTGATGGCGCAGCGCCGCTGGAAGCCGGATCGCATCATCGGCGTGGTGCCAACGCTGTTTTGCACGCCGGGCATGCGCCTGCTGGGCAAACTCTCCGGCGCGCGCACCCTGCTGCACATTCAGGATTATGAAGTTGACGCCATGCTGGGCCTGGGGATGGCAGGCAAAAGCAAGGGCGGCAAGGTGGCTAAGCTCGCCAGCGCGTTTGAGCGCAGTGGCTTACACAACGTGGATTACGTCTCAACGATTTCGCGCTCGATGATGAACAAGGCGCAGGAGAAGGGCGTCCCGGCGGAAAAGGTGATCTTCTTCCCGAACTGGTCCGAAGTGGCGCGTTTTCGCGACGTGACTGAGCAAGACGCTCAGGCGCTGCGCGCGCAGCTTGGCTTGCCTGAAGATCAAAAAATCATTCTTTACTCAGGCAACATCGGCGAAAAGCAGGGGCTGGAGAGTGTGATTGAAGCGGCCCAACTGCTGAACCAACATCCGTGGACGTTTGTGATTGTCGGGCAGGGTGGTGGAAAAGCGCGGCTGGAAAAAATGGTCGGCGAACGCGGCCTGACCAACGTGAAATTTTTCCCGCTTCAGTCTTACGAGGCACTGCCTGCGCTGCTGAAGATGGGTGACTGCCATCTGGTGGTGCAAAAACGCGGTGCCGCGGATGCGGTGCTGCCGTCCAAGCTGACCAACATTCTGGCAGTGGGCGGCAACGCGGTGATTACGGCAGAAGCCGAAACAGAATTAGGCCAGCTGTGTGACAGCTATCCGGGCATTGCCGTGTGCGTGGAGCCGGAATCGGTCCCGGCGCTGGTCACCGGAATTGAGCAGGCACTTGCCATGCCAAAAGTGAACACGGTGGCACGTGAATATGCCGAACGCACGCTCGAGAAAGAGAACGTGCTGAGCCAATTTATTGCAGATATACGGGGATAA
- a CDS encoding GDP-mannose mannosyl hydrolase translates to MFLSQEDFATVVRSTPLISIDLIVENERGEFLLGKRTNRPAQGFWFVPGGRVQKDETLSDAFERLTLAELGLQLPMAAGQFYGVWQHFYDDNFSGTGFSTHYIVLGFRLKVSEADLRLPDSQHDDYRWQTPEALLASDNVHDNSRAYFLADRQSGVPGL, encoded by the coding sequence ATGTTTTTAAGTCAGGAAGATTTTGCCACGGTAGTGCGTTCCACTCCGCTCATCTCAATTGATTTGATCGTGGAGAACGAACGCGGCGAGTTCTTGCTGGGGAAACGAACCAACCGTCCTGCACAGGGCTTCTGGTTCGTGCCCGGCGGGCGCGTGCAGAAGGATGAGACGTTGAGCGATGCGTTTGAGCGTCTCACTCTGGCGGAACTGGGCCTGCAGCTGCCGATGGCGGCGGGCCAGTTTTACGGGGTCTGGCAGCACTTCTATGACGATAACTTTTCGGGCACCGGGTTCTCCACGCACTACATCGTGCTGGGGTTCCGCCTGAAGGTGAGTGAGGCAGACCTGCGTCTGCCTGATTCTCAGCATGACGACTACCGCTGGCAGACGCCAGAGGCGCTGCTGGCCAGCGACAATGTGCACGACAACAGCCGTGCCTATTTCCTGGCCGATCGTCAGTCCGGAGTGCCGGGCTTATGA